One Sporocytophaga myxococcoides DNA segment encodes these proteins:
- a CDS encoding tail fiber protein, with translation MKLSQVSYPWYTANAAILGTMYRGDGKTAFALPDLRGRVPIYAVKGLGLSSYTKGQTGGT, from the coding sequence ATCAAGCTTTCACAGGTTTCTTATCCTTGGTATACCGCAAATGCTGCAATTTTGGGAACAATGTATCGTGGAGATGGAAAAACTGCTTTTGCATTACCTGATCTTAGGGGAAGAGTACCGATATATGCTGTGAAAGGGTTAGGGCTTAGCTCCTATACCAAAGGACAGACAGGAGGTACGTGA
- a CDS encoding helix-turn-helix domain-containing protein: MWLFLHLDLPCIMKDLGNILKSLRISKGISQDALAFEIEISLSTYSKLERGLTDITLSKLEKLAAFYEMDVVEVLLYGSSPTVIPSICKKLIEEKDREIMNLQKDLIEALKKNI; encoded by the coding sequence ATGTGGTTATTTTTACATTTAGATTTACCCTGTATCATGAAGGATCTTGGTAACATTTTAAAATCACTCAGAATTTCAAAGGGAATCAGTCAGGATGCTCTGGCTTTTGAAATAGAGATTTCACTTTCTACCTATTCAAAATTAGAAAGAGGATTAACCGATATAACACTTTCCAAGTTAGAAAAGCTTGCAGCTTTCTATGAAATGGATGTTGTAGAAGTTCTTTTGTATGGGTCAAGTCCGACGGTTATTCCTAGTATTTGTAAAAAGCTAATTGAAGAAAAGGATAGAGAAATTATGAACCTTCAAAAAGACTTGATTGAAGCTTTAAAAAAAAATATTTAG
- a CDS encoding PAS domain-containing sensor histidine kinase has protein sequence MNKAGVEILYLKDYAHFLFQNHLTDLAKQELVIKRELEQPLLKWLNHLTDEEFLKIIEKRLTVFLRHMMEGRGNEDIERGISDWKSDQLQELSRLQVTAMDIAVDYGARKKALLKFLPYYTHDLDLALKIINEIVDFYTVHEKRAIEAYTDIQKEESERIIKSQKETEQKLLVKEKRLEESQRMAELGNWEFDLSTGVYSWSDELFRMFGLSYKSSMGLDDIFPLMTKEASERIQENIHNALEFGTSYTHEYEIIRPDGQHRIVRTYAVPEKDKDGKVKLLKGITQDITHLRETEGLLRQSQELLEQIAKLAPIIILVIRVEDNELIYYNENIFENLAIKEVDVKKNGYNHLLEIIHPDDLKTVINRSKSYRSIKENEESIMEFRIKDKAGNWRWYYSRSIVFKRNGNGEVTQILFTASDINDLKSAEETLKQNANFIQKVAETIPNILYIYDIREQKNVYANRTVGDVLGYSPEGLKDLGTNVLTTFLHPDDLPKITRYFNDFVNAKEGEIRKLVYRMKDARGKWSWFISMDTIFARDEKGMPFQILGVTQDITDRVEAEEALKYSEAQLVEAQKIGHVGSFDWNMKTNIVQGTQEFFKIFGLNGNNGTVRLEEIQDLIPEDDARKMFKLVEEAVLDNKMIDVDFRINVGEKTQNLISRAKIYKDESGQGARVVGSILDITEIKRTEETLKIKNDELTNAYDKLDKAQSKLRSINTELEKRVKERTAELEESEEKYRAFVAQSQEGIWRFELHIINDIDVALSSEEQVQKILDYGYVAECNERMAHMYGYASSSKLTGRTIKELFDTNDEKIVKIFRRFVDSGYKLENLLTYGSGPNESKKYYSSNVLGIVAKGKLVRAWSTQIDITAAKVAEREMKASEEQYRFLAETVPQLFWASDANGCIEYYNQNWYNYTGLEFDKDQKWSWINAVYDKDKGPSISKLNECVKSGEMFEIECRLRKHNGNFEWHLARALPLKGDGEIKKWFGTFTDINERKLIEENLRIKNEELSKINLDLDNFIYTASHDLKAPISNIEGLLLTINDTLDPEHCKDEEIVQLFEMMDKSILRFKRTIHDLTEITRAQKSAEEDKEYVVFERIFEDVVTSIYDLVNATQATFDLDFSVPSIKFSRKSMRSIFYNLISNALKYRHPDRKPVVEVKTEQEEDWTVLTVKDNGLGISDTNKEKVFSMFKRLHAHEEGSGVGLYIVKRIVTNAGGKIELESKVDEGTTFKVFLK, from the coding sequence ATGAATAAGGCAGGTGTAGAAATTCTTTATCTTAAAGATTATGCTCATTTTTTATTTCAGAACCACCTCACCGACCTTGCCAAGCAGGAATTGGTTATTAAGAGGGAGTTGGAACAGCCATTGCTGAAATGGTTGAACCATTTAACGGATGAAGAATTTTTAAAGATTATAGAAAAGCGTCTTACAGTATTCCTTAGGCATATGATGGAAGGTAGAGGAAACGAAGACATAGAAAGAGGGATATCTGATTGGAAGTCGGATCAGCTTCAGGAACTTTCCAGATTACAAGTAACTGCTATGGATATTGCTGTTGATTATGGCGCACGAAAAAAAGCCTTGTTGAAATTTCTCCCTTATTACACTCATGACCTTGATCTTGCCTTGAAAATTATTAATGAGATAGTTGACTTTTATACGGTACATGAAAAAAGGGCGATTGAGGCATATACTGATATTCAGAAAGAAGAATCCGAAAGAATTATCAAGTCGCAAAAAGAAACGGAGCAAAAACTCCTGGTTAAAGAAAAGCGGCTTGAAGAGTCACAAAGAATGGCCGAACTTGGTAATTGGGAGTTTGATCTTTCTACAGGTGTTTACTCTTGGTCTGATGAGCTTTTCAGAATGTTCGGGTTGTCTTATAAATCTTCGATGGGCTTAGATGATATCTTTCCGCTAATGACAAAAGAAGCTTCAGAGAGAATACAAGAAAACATTCATAATGCTCTGGAGTTTGGGACTTCTTATACTCATGAATATGAGATCATACGACCTGATGGGCAACATAGAATCGTAAGAACTTATGCTGTGCCGGAAAAAGATAAGGATGGCAAAGTAAAATTGTTAAAAGGAATTACACAGGATATCACTCACCTCAGAGAGACAGAGGGGCTATTAAGGCAAAGTCAGGAGCTGTTAGAACAGATAGCCAAATTAGCCCCAATAATTATACTTGTTATCAGAGTCGAAGATAATGAGCTTATTTATTATAATGAGAATATTTTTGAAAACCTTGCCATAAAAGAAGTTGATGTAAAGAAAAATGGTTATAACCATTTGTTGGAAATAATTCATCCTGATGATCTTAAAACTGTCATTAATAGGAGTAAAAGTTATAGATCTATTAAGGAGAATGAAGAAAGTATAATGGAGTTCAGGATAAAGGATAAGGCCGGAAACTGGAGATGGTATTATTCCAGGTCTATTGTTTTTAAAAGGAATGGGAATGGCGAGGTTACACAAATTTTATTTACTGCTTCAGACATTAATGATCTTAAAAGCGCAGAAGAGACTCTAAAGCAGAATGCTAATTTCATTCAAAAGGTCGCTGAAACTATTCCCAACATTCTTTATATATATGACATCAGGGAGCAAAAAAATGTCTATGCAAACCGTACAGTGGGTGACGTATTGGGCTATTCTCCGGAGGGGTTGAAGGACCTTGGCACCAATGTGTTGACCACTTTTCTGCATCCTGATGATTTGCCGAAGATAACCAGGTATTTCAATGATTTTGTGAATGCGAAAGAAGGTGAGATAAGAAAACTTGTCTATAGAATGAAGGACGCAAGAGGGAAATGGAGCTGGTTCATCAGTATGGATACAATTTTTGCAAGGGATGAAAAAGGGATGCCCTTTCAGATTTTAGGGGTTACTCAAGATATTACAGATAGGGTTGAAGCAGAAGAAGCGCTAAAATATAGTGAAGCACAGTTGGTTGAGGCACAAAAAATCGGCCATGTCGGAAGCTTTGATTGGAATATGAAAACAAATATTGTTCAGGGAACGCAGGAGTTTTTTAAAATATTTGGATTAAACGGAAATAACGGAACAGTGAGGTTGGAGGAAATTCAGGATTTGATACCAGAAGATGACGCTCGGAAGATGTTTAAACTTGTAGAGGAGGCTGTCCTTGATAATAAGATGATAGATGTTGATTTCAGGATCAATGTCGGAGAAAAAACTCAAAACCTGATATCCAGAGCCAAAATATATAAAGATGAGAGTGGACAAGGAGCCAGGGTTGTAGGCTCAATTTTGGATATTACAGAAATCAAACGAACAGAGGAAACCTTAAAGATAAAGAATGACGAGCTGACGAATGCTTATGATAAGCTTGACAAGGCCCAGAGTAAACTCAGGAGTATCAATACTGAATTGGAGAAAAGAGTTAAAGAAAGGACAGCAGAGCTTGAAGAAAGTGAAGAGAAGTACAGAGCATTTGTTGCACAAAGTCAGGAAGGTATATGGAGGTTTGAACTTCACATTATTAATGATATAGATGTTGCTCTCTCAAGTGAAGAGCAGGTGCAAAAAATTCTGGATTATGGCTATGTTGCAGAATGCAATGAGAGAATGGCTCATATGTATGGCTATGCATCTTCCTCAAAACTTACTGGCCGTACTATTAAAGAGCTGTTTGATACAAATGATGAGAAGATCGTTAAGATCTTTAGAAGGTTTGTCGATTCCGGTTATAAGCTGGAAAACTTATTGACATATGGAAGTGGACCGAATGAAAGTAAAAAATATTATTCAAGCAATGTGCTGGGAATTGTTGCGAAAGGAAAACTTGTCAGAGCCTGGTCCACTCAGATTGATATTACAGCAGCGAAAGTTGCAGAGAGAGAGATGAAAGCGAGCGAAGAACAATACCGCTTTCTTGCTGAAACGGTACCTCAATTATTCTGGGCCTCTGATGCCAATGGGTGTATAGAATATTATAATCAAAACTGGTACAATTATACAGGCTTAGAATTTGATAAAGACCAAAAATGGAGCTGGATAAATGCTGTTTATGATAAGGATAAGGGGCCGTCTATATCTAAACTTAATGAGTGTGTGAAGTCCGGAGAGATGTTTGAAATAGAATGCAGACTGAGAAAACACAATGGTAACTTTGAATGGCATTTAGCCAGGGCATTGCCACTTAAAGGTGATGGGGAGATTAAGAAATGGTTTGGGACATTCACTGATATTAATGAAAGAAAGCTTATAGAAGAAAATCTCCGGATCAAAAATGAAGAATTATCAAAGATAAATCTTGACCTGGATAATTTCATATATACAGCTTCTCACGATCTTAAAGCTCCTATATCGAATATAGAAGGTTTGTTGCTGACAATCAACGATACGCTTGATCCGGAGCATTGCAAAGATGAGGAGATTGTTCAGCTCTTTGAGATGATGGATAAATCTATTCTAAGATTTAAAAGGACCATTCATGACCTGACTGAAATAACAAGAGCCCAGAAGAGCGCAGAGGAAGATAAAGAATATGTAGTGTTTGAACGGATTTTTGAGGATGTAGTAACTTCTATCTATGATCTTGTGAATGCTACTCAGGCAACCTTTGACCTTGATTTTTCTGTCCCTTCAATAAAGTTTTCAAGAAAAAGTATGAGAAGTATTTTTTATAATCTTATAAGCAATGCTTTAAAATACAGACATCCAGATAGAAAACCTGTCGTAGAAGTTAAAACAGAGCAAGAAGAAGATTGGACAGTATTAACAGTAAAAGATAATGGGCTTGGAATTTCGGACACAAATAAAGAGAAGGTTTTTTCTATGTTTAAGCGCCTTCATGCCCATGAAGAAGGTTCTGGTGTCGGATTATACATCGTTAAAAGAATTGTTACCAATGCTGGCGGAAAAATAGAGCTTGAAAGCAAAGTTGATGAAGGTACAACCTTCAAAGTTTTCCTGAAATGA
- a CDS encoding rhomboid family intramembrane serine protease, with amino-acid sequence MGAFSTNTALLFSVIIMFLTVYFSYRGFKQKDFFEKYLFRVDNILIYKDYKRLFSSGFLHANWFHLIINTYAFFSFSEALESQMGSGQFLTIYFLSLLGGNLFALFIHRNHGDYSAIGASGAICGLIFASVAIFPGISIGLIFIPAQIPGWLFALSFVAISIYGIKSNAGNIGHDAHLGGALTGILVAIAMNPEIIFYNYIPILCLLAPTVTFLYFILAMPEILLINSSFTSGKTHMTKDEEYNLRKFNKQKDIDRILDKINEKGIDSLTTKEKELLDEF; translated from the coding sequence ATGGGCGCGTTTTCAACCAACACAGCACTACTATTTAGTGTTATTATAATGTTTCTCACGGTATATTTTTCTTACCGGGGATTTAAGCAGAAGGATTTTTTTGAGAAATACCTTTTTAGAGTTGACAACATCCTAATTTACAAGGACTACAAAAGGTTGTTTTCATCTGGCTTCCTTCATGCAAACTGGTTCCACCTGATTATTAACACTTACGCTTTCTTTTCTTTTTCAGAAGCATTAGAGAGCCAAATGGGATCAGGACAATTCCTTACGATTTACTTTTTGAGTCTTCTCGGTGGAAATTTGTTTGCCCTCTTTATTCATAGAAACCATGGAGATTATAGTGCCATCGGTGCATCAGGAGCAATATGCGGATTAATCTTCGCCTCCGTTGCTATTTTCCCGGGTATCTCAATTGGTTTGATATTTATACCAGCACAAATCCCAGGTTGGTTATTTGCGTTGAGTTTTGTGGCTATTTCCATTTATGGAATAAAATCCAATGCGGGAAATATCGGTCATGATGCCCATCTGGGTGGTGCTCTCACAGGAATTCTGGTTGCAATAGCAATGAATCCTGAGATCATTTTCTACAATTACATACCTATTCTGTGCCTTCTTGCGCCTACAGTCACATTCTTATATTTTATACTGGCAATGCCTGAAATCCTTTTGATTAATTCTTCTTTTACCTCCGGAAAGACGCATATGACAAAGGATGAAGAATACAATCTCAGGAAATTTAACAAGCAAAAAGACATTGACAGGATTCTTGATAAAATTAACGAAAAGGGGATAGACAGCCTTACCACCAAGGAAAAGGAATTGCTTGATGAATTCTGA
- a CDS encoding Ig-like domain-containing protein has translation MRDNYPINSLFSKISSGIFLATSFFCFSGNSHAQKIEIWQGSVLHSHNSTVAFPPAAETTPSLSFVIKNAGNADLQLTGEPLVRFNKVVDFFLNDEPSATIVKPGDSSVFSISYFPSSSDVNTARIFIASNDQDNETFILNLTGPGNLLYSSLNQWPGNANIQSSGDAGYAGGVSVNIENVKISGKTNTYWGPVVDSQGSLSLSLTYDGFSVSDDEVMKFSPGESSLENGILVWKGRSILIDAIDGSSPIVYTRATLQALKGDGSVYPLINPDMLGLPSQIGGLVKFSSEIDKLEANLLVEASLSPDADYMPFQEFYETQAIPADPTSAYYLGNHGFYWYNLPPVVETNIGLVLNEGGKEIINSELLNISDESSSESVTFSFDPALTTDNPVKNGTGYLVLKSDTLKKSDSFTLKDLEDGNLSFVHNGGGAVFEDAFNFIVKDGKNSVASDNGSSLFTFKIDIEPVNDLPIAKADTIYISYKGSYSGQLVATDEEQDNLTFEIVDQPLLGSVDLKENGSFIYISASTGSATDLFTFRVHDGSGFSNVSGVLINLINSAPIAKSEHITTRENVEVSGNLSASDAEGENLTFHLISNGSKGNVEMEGDGSFTYKPGTGKFGTEIFSFKVIDNAGNESPVMPYYIHIKPSLDEGDVLIADGDKIRIVDPSTSQDSIVASGEYIKNARNAYYKNGTSLFVLDAESGLVKIDIETGLQTLLVDVNRFSMLPSDPLAPAMVMDKAGNLIMADGTNGVVRIDTATGFVESVYQGGDLQFASGILLLRNGDLVVGNAGVFFGAPSSILKISPNNFVVNISTGNDVLLPLDIALKDQENIYVADGGSLASGTDEVFTLNLLDGSKEHISATGDLNWPAGIDFQQQKELFYVISQGDKSILRYDLNGAKSVIVTEDGLVNPFGLFVIQRTNMKPEFTSIDALSGIFGTVYRIDLDTVLTDDVDALFDLSVEVESSDRSVVDVSIDGKIITLICLGSGNADVTIKATDTDGAFTFSDFKVYVDREIQYITFDPIPDKSINSNDFTIVANSNAQLLVTFEALSSNIIVEGDKVHIVEPGLAKIKAKQEGNDEFAPATPVIRSFCVIPGQPQIFQTAFEDGTVLLSSSDEDGNQWYFNNQPVEGEVSNTLLATKTGFYGVKTIVDGCEGEMSVLADIIVTGINSKLAFAQLQVFPVPAENMITVRFENAASEIRQVEVFDVLGQKVYNGYSTQETIEINIENLSGGQYLMKLSTSEGLITKRFIKR, from the coding sequence ATGCGCGATAACTACCCAATAAATTCATTATTCTCTAAAATTTCATCAGGAATATTTTTAGCCACTTCGTTTTTCTGCTTTTCCGGCAATTCCCATGCCCAGAAAATTGAAATCTGGCAAGGATCGGTTTTGCATTCACATAACAGCACTGTAGCTTTCCCCCCTGCAGCAGAAACAACTCCTTCACTGAGTTTCGTGATAAAAAATGCTGGAAATGCAGATCTTCAATTGACAGGAGAACCTTTGGTGAGATTTAATAAGGTGGTTGATTTCTTTCTGAATGATGAGCCATCTGCAACTATAGTAAAACCAGGTGATTCTTCAGTATTTTCAATATCTTATTTTCCATCATCAAGCGATGTAAATACAGCTCGGATATTTATTGCTTCCAACGATCAGGACAATGAAACTTTTATACTTAATCTAACGGGGCCTGGAAACTTGCTCTATAGCTCCCTGAATCAGTGGCCAGGTAATGCCAACATACAATCCAGCGGTGATGCTGGTTACGCCGGAGGCGTTTCTGTTAATATTGAAAATGTTAAAATTTCAGGAAAGACAAACACTTATTGGGGGCCAGTTGTAGATTCTCAAGGGTCCCTGTCTCTGAGCCTCACTTATGATGGTTTCAGTGTATCTGATGATGAGGTAATGAAGTTCTCGCCGGGTGAAAGCAGTTTGGAAAACGGTATTCTTGTTTGGAAAGGGAGGTCAATCCTGATTGATGCTATCGACGGAAGTTCTCCTATAGTTTATACTAGAGCAACGTTACAAGCTTTGAAAGGAGATGGTTCTGTTTATCCTTTGATTAATCCAGATATGCTAGGCTTGCCTTCTCAGATTGGTGGTCTTGTTAAATTTTCTTCTGAAATTGATAAGCTTGAAGCCAACCTTCTGGTAGAAGCATCTTTATCTCCTGATGCTGACTATATGCCGTTCCAGGAGTTTTATGAGACACAAGCAATACCTGCAGATCCAACATCGGCATATTACCTGGGAAATCATGGCTTTTATTGGTATAATCTTCCTCCTGTAGTTGAAACAAATATAGGACTTGTGCTTAATGAAGGAGGAAAAGAAATTATAAATTCAGAGCTCCTGAATATCTCTGATGAATCTTCATCCGAATCAGTCACCTTTTCTTTTGACCCAGCTCTCACAACTGATAATCCTGTTAAAAACGGGACGGGATACCTTGTTCTAAAAAGTGATACCCTTAAAAAATCAGATTCCTTTACTTTAAAAGATCTGGAAGATGGAAATTTAAGTTTTGTCCATAATGGAGGAGGCGCTGTTTTTGAAGATGCGTTTAATTTTATTGTAAAAGATGGTAAGAATTCGGTCGCATCAGATAATGGTTCTTCATTATTTACTTTTAAAATAGATATCGAGCCCGTTAACGACTTGCCAATAGCAAAAGCAGATACAATTTATATATCTTACAAAGGAAGTTATTCAGGCCAGTTGGTGGCTACTGATGAGGAGCAAGACAATCTGACATTTGAAATAGTTGATCAGCCTTTGCTTGGATCTGTTGACCTAAAGGAAAATGGTAGCTTTATTTATATTTCTGCTTCCACTGGTTCTGCAACAGACCTTTTTACTTTCAGAGTACATGATGGATCCGGATTCAGTAATGTGAGTGGAGTTTTGATTAATCTTATTAATTCTGCTCCGATTGCAAAATCTGAACATATTACTACAAGAGAAAATGTTGAGGTGTCAGGGAATCTTTCAGCTTCTGATGCAGAGGGTGAGAACTTAACTTTTCATTTAATTTCTAATGGTTCAAAAGGTAATGTGGAGATGGAAGGAGATGGATCTTTTACTTATAAGCCTGGTACCGGAAAATTCGGAACCGAGATATTTTCTTTCAAAGTTATTGATAATGCCGGAAATGAGTCGCCGGTAATGCCTTATTATATTCACATAAAACCCTCCTTAGACGAAGGTGATGTGCTGATAGCTGACGGAGATAAAATTAGAATTGTGGATCCCTCGACTTCTCAGGATAGCATAGTAGCTTCCGGAGAATACATTAAAAATGCCAGAAATGCTTATTATAAAAATGGAACAAGTTTGTTTGTGCTGGATGCAGAATCAGGCCTTGTTAAAATAGACATAGAAACTGGATTGCAGACATTGTTGGTGGATGTTAATCGTTTCAGCATGCTTCCTTCCGATCCTTTGGCACCTGCAATGGTTATGGATAAAGCTGGTAATTTGATCATGGCTGACGGCACTAATGGGGTAGTCAGAATTGATACAGCAACAGGTTTTGTTGAGTCTGTTTACCAGGGCGGAGATCTGCAGTTTGCAAGCGGAATATTACTATTGAGAAATGGAGACCTGGTAGTAGGAAATGCTGGAGTGTTTTTTGGTGCGCCAAGCTCTATACTGAAAATATCACCTAACAATTTTGTCGTAAATATCAGCACTGGTAATGATGTCTTGCTACCGTTGGATATTGCTTTGAAGGATCAGGAGAACATCTATGTTGCCGATGGAGGTAGCCTTGCTTCGGGAACAGATGAGGTCTTTACACTAAACCTTTTGGATGGAAGTAAAGAACATATTTCTGCTACAGGAGATCTTAACTGGCCTGCCGGAATAGATTTTCAGCAACAAAAAGAGTTGTTCTATGTGATAAGTCAGGGCGATAAATCAATATTACGGTATGACTTAAATGGAGCAAAGTCAGTTATTGTTACAGAGGATGGTTTGGTGAATCCTTTCGGACTTTTTGTGATTCAAAGGACAAATATGAAGCCTGAATTTACTTCCATTGATGCGTTATCTGGAATATTCGGGACTGTTTACAGGATAGATCTGGATACTGTTTTGACTGATGATGTTGACGCTCTTTTCGACCTTTCTGTTGAAGTCGAATCGTCAGATAGAAGTGTTGTTGATGTGTCAATTGATGGTAAGATTATTACTTTAATCTGCCTTGGTTCCGGGAATGCGGATGTTACTATTAAAGCTACAGATACTGATGGTGCTTTTACATTTAGTGATTTTAAAGTATATGTAGACAGGGAGATTCAATACATCACATTTGATCCTATACCGGATAAATCTATCAACAGTAATGATTTTACAATAGTGGCAAATTCAAATGCCCAGTTGCTGGTAACATTTGAAGCATTATCATCTAATATAATAGTAGAAGGTGACAAGGTTCACATTGTTGAGCCGGGATTGGCAAAAATTAAAGCTAAACAAGAAGGCAATGATGAATTTGCTCCTGCAACTCCGGTAATACGGTCCTTCTGTGTAATTCCGGGTCAGCCACAAATCTTCCAGACGGCATTTGAGGATGGCACGGTTTTGTTGAGCTCCAGTGATGAGGACGGAAACCAATGGTATTTTAATAATCAACCTGTTGAAGGTGAAGTGAGCAATACCTTATTAGCTACGAAAACCGGATTTTATGGAGTTAAAACAATAGTTGATGGCTGCGAAGGTGAAATGTCTGTGCTTGCGGATATCATAGTTACAGGAATAAATTCGAAACTTGCTTTTGCTCAATTACAAGTATTTCCTGTACCGGCTGAGAATATGATAACTGTTCGCTTTGAAAATGCAGCTTCAGAAATCAGACAGGTTGAAGTCTTTGATGTTCTTGGGCAAAAAGTTTATAACGGGTATTCAACTCAGGAGACAATTGAAATAAACATTGAAAATCTAAGTGGTGGGCAGTATTTGATGAAATTAAGTACTTCAGAGGGATTAATAACTAAGAGGTTTATAAAAAGATAA
- a CDS encoding NADPH-dependent FMN reductase, translating into MKNFLAISGSLKSTSTNTSILRFMAKLASPSIKIDLFSALDDLPHFSPERDSGKTPEAVEKLRKLIKNANGIIFCTPEYAFNLPGVLKNALDWCVSSGEFNEKPVLTLSASPLNTGGEKALASLQMSLTALGVKQIGSFSIANVNSKLDSNKKIIDKETITILENLLVKLSDYIENYTPEY; encoded by the coding sequence ATGAAAAATTTCTTGGCAATATCCGGAAGCTTGAAATCAACCTCGACAAACACCTCTATACTAAGGTTTATGGCAAAGCTAGCAAGTCCATCAATTAAAATAGATTTGTTTTCAGCACTGGACGACCTACCTCATTTCAGTCCGGAAAGGGATTCGGGCAAAACACCAGAGGCTGTGGAGAAACTACGCAAGTTGATTAAAAATGCAAACGGGATAATATTCTGTACTCCTGAATATGCATTTAACCTTCCCGGAGTTCTTAAAAATGCATTGGACTGGTGTGTTTCTTCTGGTGAATTCAATGAAAAACCAGTACTGACTTTAAGCGCTTCACCTCTAAATACAGGAGGTGAAAAAGCTCTTGCATCCCTTCAAATGTCATTAACGGCCTTAGGAGTCAAACAGATTGGCTCATTTAGCATAGCTAATGTAAATTCAAAGCTTGACTCCAACAAAAAAATTATTGACAAAGAAACCATAACTATCCTTGAAAATTTATTGGTAAAATTGTCTGATTATATCGAAAATTATACTCCGGAATATTAA
- a CDS encoding sensor histidine kinase, which produces MFKFFKRLSIYGTSPGFKTWENRNIIIANSIALCVAILLSTFIMLDFFIYRSSALVVTIFMSMVLSNIFTLFLSKYGYIKASKFLLTVANCSGMLVMTIADKKSGTAIHDAYFFLPRTALLLLCIIPLAIYQLEERVALISSMIFGFLTLILFDPIHYLFGVDYYQMGFQDDKYYFANVVYFLFYSFLIGSFGFFKKNIESFERKNHLLVHSLRGKTEIVQAQKVDLESKNYILEKLLSERDKDLSKVTEELFRYNQELLEYSYTLSHKIRGPVASVLGLLNLIRITRNQTEIREYLKKLEQSVLALDNIIYDLNNIADIQQESYQTRDLVYFREEFEKVINHLKPKIRDYDVKISEDFKDAPEIYSVQEKIYYVLNELITNAIQFRKPDRQLEIFVRTYRQGDNIVIEVRDNGSGMDLDSYGDDLFKPFKRFHPDASGTGLGLYILKLIVEKLQGEIIADSSRKFGTIVKVILKNRLN; this is translated from the coding sequence ATGTTTAAATTTTTTAAAAGATTAAGTATTTATGGAACATCTCCGGGCTTCAAAACCTGGGAAAATAGAAATATTATCATTGCCAATAGTATTGCTTTGTGTGTTGCTATCCTTTTGAGCACATTTATAATGCTTGATTTTTTTATCTACCGGTCAAGTGCACTTGTTGTAACAATTTTTATGTCAATGGTACTGTCAAATATTTTTACTCTTTTCTTGTCAAAATATGGATATATCAAGGCTTCAAAATTTTTGCTTACAGTAGCAAACTGTTCAGGAATGCTTGTTATGACTATAGCAGATAAAAAATCTGGTACCGCTATTCACGATGCTTATTTTTTTCTTCCGCGAACTGCTTTGTTATTGTTATGTATTATACCTCTTGCAATTTATCAGTTAGAGGAAAGAGTGGCCTTGATTAGCAGTATGATCTTTGGTTTTTTAACTCTGATTTTATTTGATCCTATACATTATCTATTTGGAGTGGATTATTATCAGATGGGCTTTCAGGATGACAAGTATTATTTTGCCAACGTTGTATATTTTCTATTTTATTCCTTTCTGATTGGTAGCTTTGGTTTTTTTAAAAAGAACATTGAATCATTTGAAAGGAAGAATCACCTTCTGGTACATTCATTAAGGGGGAAAACCGAAATTGTTCAGGCTCAGAAGGTCGATTTGGAAAGTAAAAATTATATTCTTGAAAAGTTACTGAGTGAAAGAGATAAAGATCTTTCGAAGGTTACGGAAGAACTTTTCAGATACAACCAGGAATTATTGGAATACTCTTATACGCTTTCACATAAAATCCGTGGTCCTGTTGCCAGTGTGCTAGGTCTGTTAAACCTGATTAGAATTACAAGAAATCAGACGGAGATACGGGAGTACCTTAAAAAGCTGGAGCAATCGGTCCTTGCTTTGGATAATATTATTTATGATCTTAATAATATTGCAGATATTCAGCAGGAAAGTTATCAGACAAGAGACCTGGTGTATTTCAGAGAGGAGTTTGAAAAAGTTATAAATCATCTGAAGCCCAAAATTAGGGACTATGATGTAAAGATTTCTGAAGACTTTAAGGATGCGCCTGAAATATACTCGGTTCAGGAAAAAATATATTATGTGCTAAATGAACTGATTACAAATGCTATTCAGTTCAGAAAACCAGATCGTCAGCTGGAGATTTTCGTCAGGACTTACAGACAAGGGGACAATATAGTTATAGAAGTACGTGATAATGGCTCCGGTATGGATCTGGATAGTTACGGTGATGATCTGTTTAAACCTTTTAAGAGATTTCATCCGGACGCTTCAGGAACAGGACTTGGCTTGTATATACTCAAACTTATTGTAGAGAAACTGCAGGGTGAGATTATAGCTGATAGTTCCAGAAAGTTTGGAACTATAGTTAAGGTTATTTTAAAAAATCGATTAAATTAG